The Streptomyces sp. cg36 genomic interval CTCCGTCGAGGACCGTGACCGCCGTGCCGGTCAGCAGGGTGCGCTCGCCCCGCAGCGAGACGCGGACCAGCCCGGTGCGGGCGGACGCCTGGAGGCCCGTCAGTTCGGTGCGGCCCAGGCGCGCGGCCCAGAACGGCGCCAGCGCCGTGTGGGCGCTGCCCGTCACCGGGTCCTCGTCGATGCCGACGCCCGGGAAGAAGCCGCGCGAGACGAAGTCGTAGCCCCGCGCCGGGTCCTGTGCCGGGGCGGTGGCGATGATGCCGCGCTTCGAGTGCGCGACCAGCGCCTTGAAGTCGGGCGTCAGAGCGCGCACGGTCGGCTCGTCGGCCAGCTCCACCACCAGGTCGCCGATGTGCTCGGAGGTGTCGTGGGCCGAGAGGACCCGCGCCCCCAGTGCCCGCGCCACGCCGTCCGGGACGTCCACCGGGGTCAGCGGCGAGGTCGGGAAGTCGAGGGTGAGGGAGCCGTCGTCGTGGGCGGTCGCGGTGAGGATCCCGCACCGCGCGGCGAAGCGGACGGTGCCGGTGGCGGCGCCCGTGGTGCGCAGCACATGGGCGGTGGCCAAAGTGGCGTGTCCGCACATGTCGACCTCGGTCGTCGGGGTGAACCAGCGCAGCGCCCAGTCCGCCCCGGCGCCGGGCGGCAGGGGGTGCGCGAACGCGGTCTCGGAGAGGTTCACCTCCCGCG includes:
- a CDS encoding PhzF family phenazine biosynthesis protein, giving the protein MRIRIVDAFTDRPFAGNPAGVLLLDSPSFPDDTWLGDVAREVNLSETAFAHPLPPGAGADWALRWFTPTTEVDMCGHATLATAHVLRTTGAATGTVRFAARCGILTATAHDDGSLTLDFPTSPLTPVDVPDGVARALGARVLSAHDTSEHIGDLVVELADEPTVRALTPDFKALVAHSKRGIIATAPAQDPARGYDFVSRGFFPGVGIDEDPVTGSAHTALAPFWAARLGRTELTGLQASARTGLVRVSLRGERTLLTGTAVTVLDGELLAAP